The genomic interval gggaaattgcatacatatgtcattCGCCCGTGCATATTGACGTCAtttccgtacacagagaaaataagctctggctactgtagcacgtgtgtggtgtgggagtagctgaagctgaaagtttgttgtcacaacgaatgagaaaaattgaccatggatcattcaaaacagcaaacctccggggaatcaccggttgtaaaaacaaagaaaccctgaacagagcagagtctacaagcaaaaagggaaagcgacagattccgtaataaaacccgaatcaacattggcttggcttttgatctgaaaggatttaaaagcgaatcagagatggctttttcttactcggcaggtaagatattttattgatatggtttatgtacaACTGTGTGATCACACACactcatgtctgtgtgtgtgtagtgaaatacaataattatactgtaatcggtgcagaacttttcacttgctagcacacgtgtgtatttttctttataacggcaattatttatataaataaatcctttagtcctaggcttgccaaggacatgtgagtcttgaaatgatgttgaccactggttggtaacaatgacaatctataaattagttactaccgtggtctgtttggccagaaaatcctgcagttataaaaactttacaacgtttgaccttatcagactagcaatcgttatgtctaatgttaacaaacattgcctgacttttgtaatgtcatttatttcaaaacatcaatgtttccaataagtcaaaacaacagcataagatatggcacttaattgctcagatgacatgttttcagatatccgtcttttcctttcttttatttatttgtccattcactctgataagaaaTCCTGTATCCATTTGTATACCGGTGCATCAAACCACAATCATTCGTGCAGAGGAGCAGAGTCGAAGCACAACTtgcgtcattaccaaaacaatgttcttccgcaagacgcatacagttttaatttttaaccactaGAAGGCtgaaagttacatagtgtagctttaaaaaaacatgacaacTTTGGTACTACCAATACCAAACTACTTTTTGTTAATGTTGTTAGTGTCAACCAATGTAATCCAGACtgcaaaaaaaatctttattgttattaaagtttgcattcgtACAGTCTGTAGTTTAAAAAAAGTCTTATAAAGAGTTGAATTCGGAGATTCTtttctatgtatgtatgtgtgtgtgtgtgtgtgtgtgtgtgtgtgatccgtCCTCATTGCTCTGTCTGGGGACATATTGTTTGACTCAGTAATGAGCACTGAGTGAATCTGGGCCAGAAGAGCTTCATCCATTCCACAGTCAGACTACCTCAACTCACTCGTCTGCAAAAACGTAGCTCGCTTTTAGGACTGCTTGAACTGCCGTAATGTTTCTTATTCCCAAAAGACTGTTCCAGACTGTTCCAATGTTGCATTCACTAATCTTGGACAAATACACAGGAGGGTTTAATCCttgaatgtaaacatttacaagAGCTATTAGAACCCTTTGCAAACCCTGGCTGGCATGCTGTGTTTTGAATAATAATCAAACTCAGTAATTACTTGATGGAGAAAATGCAAATCCAATGGTTGTACTTGTGGGggggtaaaaaaaatatttttttgggaaaatattttgtggGAAAATATTTTTCATCAGTAAACACTGACATTAGCAACCTCTGTGCCTTGCCAGAAAGTCTTCTGGACATGCAAACCGACATAATTTGAAAGGATTTGTTTACATGCTAGTTTTGTGTAGTTTAAGATTTTTGGAGATGCGTTCCAAAACATAGTTCAGCTGACATGTGAGGAATGCAAGATGcattttgaatgtactgtaaGACTTCTTACTTTGACTCAAGAGCCATAAGGTTGAATATGAACCTTTATGTGTGTGCATTGCATAACATTAAGCTTTCGTGGATGGAATGGAGCTTTTGTTTTATGAagtggttttaaagggatagttcacccaaaaacaaatattctcttatcatttcttcatcctcatgccatcccagatgtgtatgactttctttcttctgcttaacacaaatgaagattaagtaaaaaaggacttaaatatttatctgtttctcacccacacctatcatatttcttcagaagacatggatttaatctctggcattttatggattacttttatgctgcctttatgtcctttttggatttacagagctgagatattcacctaaaaatctttgtttgtgttcagcaaaagaaagaaagttatacacatctgggatggtgagtaaatgatgagagaatttttttgggtgaaccaataCTTTAAGTTGCATGTACATAGTAATATTTTTGGCTGTGTTTCAGATGCAGAAGGGCGATCAGTGAGAGTTTTCTCGGTGGATGGTGTGTATAACTATTCAACTGTTCTGCTGAGCCCAGATGAACACAAGCTCTATGTGGGAGCCAGGGAGAACATATTCTCTCTCAGCCTGGACAACATCAGCGCAGTGTATCTACAGAGAACAGTAAGTGCATCTGGGAATGTCTGTAGAAAACACTAGTGTGTAGAAGTTCAGTTTGATGTTACTCTTCATTTTTTGTGTCCTGTGCAGCTCACATGGAGCACTCCAGAACGGAAGAGGAAAGAGTGCAGCTTCAAGGGAAAGGACCCCCAGGTTTGTTTGTGTTGCAGTGATTATTTATATAACTGTGAAGCAATAAAGTATATTGGAGCAACAAACAAAGATGTCATAATCAACAAATTGTCAAAATCTTTAATTGCATAGAAAGCTTCAGTCAGTgaaaaacacagtttttattaggtgttttttcagttttgcaaaacatAGCGTAACAACCATTGATAATACATATCCATTGCCCTTACATCAAGCGAGCAATTAAACATCTCTGTCATTATTAAACTTCAGATACTTTATAGAGAATGTACAAGCATGCCAATCAAATGGAGTGCAACGGAAAGGGAGCGCAAGCATTTGGATCAAAACAATATTCATTGTTAAACATCAAATGTaggttgttttgtttaatttattaagaTGAAATCTTAAAACCATTGTAAGCCATTTTTATACACAAGGTATTGCATACATCATGCAGACTCAATTTGCATATTGTTTAATGATGCACTGGGCAAGATGTGGAATATCTGATTAATCGAATGAATAATTGACAAATTAATCGATGATGCACTGGGCAAGATGTGGAATATCTGATTAACCGAATAAATAATTGACAGATTAATTGATGATGCACTGGGCAAGATGCGGAATATCTAATTAATCGAATGAATAATTGACAGATTAATCGAAGATGCACTGGGCAAGATGTGGAATATCTGATTAATCGAATGAATAATTGACAAATTAATCGATGATGCACTGGGCAAGATGTGGAATATCTGATTAACCGAATAAATAATTGACAGATTAATTGATGATGCACTGGGCAAGATGCGGAATATCTAATTAATCGAATGAATAATTGACAGATTAATCGAAGATGCACTGGGCAAGATGTGGAATATCTGATTAATCGAATAAATAATTGACAAATTAATTGATGATGCACTGGGCAAGAAGTGGAATATCCGATTAATcgaataaataattgttttgggAAGTAGCCCTAATTTATACTTAATCCTTTCATCACGgtcttttatgtttttcagaCTGACTGTTTCAACTACATCAAGATTTTGCTTCCTCTGAACAACACACACCTCTATGTGTGTGGAACATATGCCTTCAGCCCCACCTGCGCTTACATTGTGAGAgatctttttatttctttattttgtatttgtttgtgtctgATGTAATTTCTCGTTAATGATCTAGGTCTGCGGATCTTCTGTATTTTTGTAGAACATTTCAAGTTTCTCGCTGGAAAGAGATGAGCACGGTGAGCATATTATGGAGGATGGTCGTGGACGCTGCCCTTTTAATCCAGAATACAGATCTGCCGCTATTATAGTGGGTGAGTATACTCATGCAAAAAACATACCCATAACTCAGTTTGAATTGCTTATTTAATAGTCATTGTGTTCAATGAACACACTGACCTCATGTTTATGAGGGCTTGTGTGCGTTTTTGTGTTACAGACGGGGAGCTGTATACTGCTACTGTCAGTAACTTCCAGGGAAATGAACCCACCATATATAGGAGTCTTGGATCTGGCACTCCTCTCAAAACAGAAAACTCTCTTAACTGGCTCCAgggtaaaaacacacacacacacacacacacacacacatatttcctCACAGGGGACCTCATAAAAGATACcgtaaatatctaaatataaatGCCAGCATCAGTGATTATGGAACCCCATTTTCTCATGCAtgttaaaaacacaaaattactGATACTGAGGTAAAGAAACAGTTTAACATTTTTGAGGACTTTTTTTGAAAGCgttaataaatgtgtgtgtgtgttttgatctCTCAGATCCAGTATTTGCGGGCTCAGCTCATATTACAGGTCCAGACAGCGACTGGGGTGATGATCAGGTTTACTTTTTCTTCAGTGAGATGGGGAAGGAGTTTGATTTCTTTGATAGCACCATAGTGTCCAGGATTGCACGTGTGTGCAAGGTAAGATAGAGTATTTAAACAGTTCACACTGCATTGATAAAGTTGGCATAAACTTGAGAAAGCACACATactaacacacccacacaatatTTTGCTATGGTCTAATGACTACTtttacatgttcctggtcttattgtgcatgattcatgaGTACATGTTATTCCAATTAGATTTTATCTTCAAAAAAACACCTTTCATGATTCAACCAGTTCCCAATGgataaagtcagaagtttatgttACAGAGTGTCCTGTTTCACATGAAAATATGAttcattacggaagtaaaatggctttttgtaaaatgctgataaatGCTGATTTATACTGTATGAtggcctgttttttgttttttgatctcAAACTGGTAAACATAGTGGGTGGAGGGTAGGGGTTGCTTGACTACTGAGTTTTAATAGTCAACTAGTCGAGCCCATTATTTGAGTCGAATTTGACTAGTCGTGAAATCATTCCACTCCCAAACCTGTGCAAACATtcgcaaacatccggctcccatacacatactgtacaatccTACAGTACACAATAGATAGATCTATGTTCGATACAGTGTAATGGGTTTTAGCTAATTATATGCATTTACAAAGATAAACACTTAGCTATGTATCGTCAGGCATTAGATAGCCACAGGGAAAAATAATGAGTGACGATCTGAGCGTTGTTTGCTATGTGAACGGCTGGGATTGtatgaaataaacataaatcatAATGTTATCTACTCATAAGCAAATTTTTATTAGAAGTGTGCCACAATTCACAGAATACTGTTCTTAGAGGAGTGAACAGCATCCAAGTAAGATGTCCCAACACACAAAATTGGCAGTCCGGATGTATTCTGTCAGGTCGTTGGACTCAAACTTGAAATGCTTTTCTGAAGGAGCGAACAGCATCCAGGTCAGCATAACACTAGTATTTCATTTATTTCGGTGCCGGTTTATAGATATATTTCAGGTTACTGTAGCatttgtgtcatctttatcaGAGTAGTCTATGGAATGTTCTCAACATTTTCAGTGTTGATACAATGCTCTGCACATGTGCACTAAGATTATGTTGTAACGTAAGATTGTTGTTGATGTGTTGTTAAGCAGAGCGGCACAGTAAACAAACACCAGTTCTGCAGTATGTTCTGTGTGTTAGTCTTTTAATGCGAGTTTGACAGAACATCACAGCCTATATATATAGGAGCCACTGTGCTGTTTCAGTGCAGATCTACCGGGGTTCAGACTTGCTGTATTTCctgcagacacattttttaaatcacatggTGAGCGTTTAGTCGACTTCAGGCGGACGGTGTCGACTGTTAgttttagtcgactagtctagtGAAGGGTATCACTGAGAATTTTTGTGGGAGGTGCATTTCTCTAATTTAGCTAGCTTGTACTGAGAGGAAAATCTGTTAGCAGTAGAAAACAAGTGAAGTTATTCTTGTGGCAACAGATACTTTGCAAAGTCATTTGCTAAAAGACGTTCTGGAATGAAAGTTTTGGCAGATCAGCTCACTattgcacaaaaatgtttttttttttttttggtagtgtCCACTTATTGAGAACCACAAACAGAGACATTATTTATACTTAATTTTAAGTCAGTGTGCCTAACAGCAGAAACTGGAGATATTTACAATTTTTCAATGAATTGTTGGGACAATGGCACACCTTGTAAAACTGGGATATCTGGTCACCCTGGTTTCATGTTGCCTTTAAAAGCTGATGAACAAGGTGAATcacaggaaaatgtgaactctacCTTGTTAATGCTTGCATATGTATTACTTCCCCTCTCTGTGATAATCACTACCTCATTGACACCAACAAAACAGTATCAAAAactactatggtattaccatggttttagtacataataccatgataataccatgttttctttctctttttttgaaGATGTGCCATGGTAATAGCCATTGTTTTTTAGAGATGGTATGCCATTCTTCAtgctattctttgaagtaccttgtagTACTCTGTAAATACCATAGTACATGAACATGGTGAATATGGCACAGTTCTTTTTGTTAGGGGAGATGGATAATGGCATATCACGGCTGAAGttctgaggccccctagtggccGTGTAGATTTTTTTATAACTGTAAATAAACAAGGTAAGGTGAAAATTTTTAGTTTGAGAGTCTGTTTCTGATCTGCAGTGTGGGTTTGTGTGTATGACCTCAGGAGGATCAGGGTGGGGAGAGAGTCTTGCAGAAGAAGTGGACCACATTTCTGAAAGCGCAACTCTTGTGTTCTCTACCGTACGATGGCTTTCCTTTCAACATCATCCAGGATGTATATGTGCTTTCAGCTAAACACAAGAAAGAAACACTCCTCTATGCAGTCTTCACTTCTCAGTGGTAAGTaaaaaacaaagataaacaagGAAGGAAAGTGATTAATAAACTAGACTTTACTCTTGAAACTCATTGTTATACACAATGCAACCTACTAACCTACCTACTTTTGCAAGTAAAAATGCAAACTACTTCTAAATGTTGCTATGGCTTAAATAAACAATGattgcattttgtgtgtgtgtgttaggagcAAAGGTTTGGCAGGCAGTTCGGCAGTGTGCGTGTTCAGCATGGTTCAGGTTGCGCAAGCGTTTAGTGGCCGTTACAAAGAAGTCAGCCGAGAGACACAGCAGtggtacacacacactcaatctgtACCGGAACCACGACCTGGAATGGTAAgaaaacatacacactcacacatacacactttagCAGTTCTGTATAAGTAAAGTCTCTTTCAGTATCTGTAAAGCTCTTTGGAAAcacaatgtgtattttttttttctttctgcagtGTATTACTAATGCTTCAAGGCAGCTGGGAATTGAGTCATCCCTGGATATGCCAGATAAGGTACTAAACTTTGTGAAAGACCACTTCCTGATGGACAGTCCAATCAAAAGCCAGCCTGTGCTGTTCACACACTCTGTACAGTACACACAAATCGCTGTGCACCGCGTACAAGGCCTCCACAGAGCTTACGATGTGATGTTCATTGGCACAGGTATGTTAATGTATGATCGGTATTGTCTACTGTAATTAGAGATTTTAAGCAGGCTTTTTTTGTCTGATATTCTGTCCTTAATTTTCTCTGTGTTTGGCTGTTAATTTTGAGTGTTTTTCTCTATGATTGCCAGATGATGGACGTTTGCAAAAGGCTGTGAATGTGGCTGGAATGATGTACATTATTGAGGAGATCAGTGTGTTCTCAGAGCCACAACCTGTGCAAAACATTGAGCTGGCCTCAACAAAGGTGAGTGTGTTATGTAGAATATAAACTTATTTctaaataataaacttaaaaaaaaaaaaagtctgtggaAAAAACAGCTGGTTGAAAAAACACAAGGACACATGGTATGTGAATGATCTTTAAAGCTGTAGTgtttaatttctgcgccactagcgtcaccaaaggaaattgcaaaaataattactgtttttaaacagattcCAGAACATCTAGaagataaaattaaaaacaatttacacacatcagctttttaaaaaatgatcTAGTGGACATGACCCTAAACCAGCATAATAACTAGTTGTTTAGAAAatccaaaaagttttttttttttacattcctaCTCTCTACCCCTCTTACATCTCTCTGAACAAACAGGGCTTATTATTTGTGTCATCACACTCTGGTATTGTGCAGCTGCCAGTAGCAAACTGCAGTTTCCATAACAACTGTGGGGAGTGTATTTTAGCCAAAGACCCATACTGTGCCTGGACAGGCACACATTGCACTGACATCACACGTACTCCACCACAAAAGTAGGTCTTTActtctttctttccctttcttctgttgaatccatctttttttcttttttttctgttttattcagtACCTTCCTTTGCCATCTTAAATGTGTTTTAGCAATTGGCAGCAGGACATTGAGGAAGCAGACACTTCATCAAAATGTAACAGCACCAAGTTCAGAGCTGACTTTGAGAGCACAGGTAAACTTGCAAGTCTACACATCCTCAtaacacatacatactgtacaagcACATTGTGATTATTAAAGGAAATAACTGGCCaatctgaaaatgtgaaaaatcgTATGCAAATTCATGCTCAAAAACTTCACAGAACTTCTTCAGAATGCATAAAATCAACATGCGGTGACAGATGGTAAGCATGCACACCTAAAGCTCAGTTTATACAGGCACTCCAGTAAAAAAGAACAGAGAATTGTGCTCGAAATGTCACCCTTTTGATTAGATCAATTCAAATATAATAGGGAGAAActgtgtgcacatttattttcGTAAATCAAActatattatctttttttttttttttgtgctttataaTCATGCACTAATACATGGATGTAGtgattgatgtacagtatgtcgTTATGAATtctgagatcctccccttcgaagtctgaacacaagtggtcacgaGGGACGCATTTAAGATGCATGTTTTAATGCCAGGTGAAAATGGCGATGTCTTGTCCTTCCTCACCGCTTGTGATTGGAgtacccgaaatgcatcttaatacacGGCATAAACGTACATATTGATACATATCTCTTCTTCTTTCTTACTAGTGTTACTGCGCTCGTTCCCAAGTTCCCAAGCATCCGATTGCAAGCACATCATCGTCCCTGCTAACACTCTTCGTCTGCTGCCATGCAAGCTTCGCTCCAACCATGCCCACAGAAAATGGTCATACAAGCCAGATGTTGGTCACTTCCTTTTCCGCAGCCCAGATGGTGGATTGGTGGTCAGTGGCCGAGCAGGCAGTGTGGAGGTCTTCTCGTGTTGGTCAGTGGAGCAAGGCTTCTGGCAACTCTTGGCCAATTATTGCTTAAAGGCGGAGCCTTTATTTGAGTCTACAACCAATACTGGTCGGATAGATGCACCTTTTATATTCCAGGACATATCGTCAGACGTCCTGTCCAGTGAATCGGCACGCTCTGCTCAACAACGTGTAAAGACATATGGCACAGAGCTGGcagtagtgtgtgtgttgttagccATGTGTGTGCTTTCGTTTGGACTGTCTTTGGTATACCGACACAGGGGGCGGATGAAGGAGGTGCTGAGGGGGGGAGGGCAGACTGGAGGAGCCCAGAAGAGTACAGTCAAGCCTGGGGAGAGTTTGCCCCTGAATAGTGGTGTACTTCCAACCTCCCCATCAGACCACAAAAGCTACCAGACCTTGGAGGAAAATCGTGGCTACATAATCCCTCAATCGGAGACTACCAGCACAAACACATTAACACAGCAAAACTCCAGGGAAACACAGACACTCACCCAAACACCACAGAATGGGTTCCAAGAGAGTCATGTGGAGGTCAGTGACATTTGCCCTCGCCCACGGGTCCGGCTGGGCTctgaaatcagagactctgtGGTGTGAATTACACACATTTCCACTCATATCTGAGAAACACTCACAAATACAATGTGACACTCTTAATGTTCACGTGATACAGTCATTGGGCAGCTTTTCTTGAGGACTGATTGCACTTAAGTCTTGAGCACGAGCAAATCAATGGGACAGAGATAAAATGCCACAAGAAGAGATCTAGAGATTTGTGCTCTGTGTGTATTGCCAAATTTTAGTTATTTGTGACAGTGCCCTCAAATCTACTTCTACCCCTCAAACATCTGCTTGACTCCTTGAGGTTAcactttaatttaccaaaaagTCTACTGTATTAATACGAGGAAGATAATCATGAAAAAGTAGAGTTGTCGTCTGAGAGGAAAACATGCGGAAGAGTGGAGAAGATGAGGAggccaagccttccatggctggTACTGGTGCTATTATCACTGCCACACAAGAGTAATGATGCTGCACAATCTTGCATCAAATCGATAAGGTTGTgtcatacagtatgtctgtttaCATTCATGCAAAGGTGAAGTGCATGTGTGTTCATGTTTGAATCTTTTCACCAAATGGGAAATTACTGACTCCTGAAACCGTATAAAACCCATAGCCCATTTTCTGCAGATACACATTATACCAGGATTGATCACAAAGCACTTCAAAGCAGAGAGCTTGTTAGCATCACAAAACTTGGTTACTTTCTCCTGAACATTcattgcttttttgtgtgtgtgtgtttttcttctGCCTTAAAACAGAAGCAATTTCTTTGCAATTTGGGGGAATTAGAGTATTCTAACCTGATGTTCGATGGTGGTATGATGCGTATGGAAACATTAGATGTGGggtaattcaaagaataaatATTTGGGTTTTAGATCAAATGTACCAAACCTGTATGAGCATTAAGGAACGACAAGGTTTTCTTGATACCTTCGAATGTACATTTGAAGAATTGTATGAAAATGTAAAAGAGTAAAGATTCTGTATtgccacacacaaatacacactcacaggTTACTGGTAGTTGTATTCAGTACAGCATAGTGCAGTGGATAGAGACTCAAACAGTCAGGTGCACAgtttaaaaacatgaaaagacaatgttactgtataataatataatacaatataattacAATTACTGGGAGACCTGTATAGAATGAGAAAAGAACAATAAATATGGTAGATAAATTGTGCAGTGAACAACAGGTACGAGAGAGTCACAGGTGAAGAGCTCTGATTCTAGTAGTGAAAAAGcagtgttaaagggacagttcacccaaaaatgaaattctctcaattttctcacgctcatgccatcccagatgtgtatgactttcttacttctgcagaacacaaactcacactgcaagtaaatgggtaccaagcttttgaagctccaaaaagcagcacataaatgcagcgttaaagtaatccataagaatccagtggtttaatccatgtcttcagaagtgatatgataggtgtgggtgagaaacagatcaatatctaagtcctttttttttactataaattatcctccctgttCAGTAggtgcacaaagaatgtgaattgccaaaaacacaagaagaatgtgaaagtagacatctacaataaaaaaaaggacttaaatatttatctgtttctcacccacacctatcatatcacttctgaaggcatggatttaaccactggagttgtatggattacttttacgctgcctttatgtgcttttggagcctcaaaatgttggtacccattgacatgtattgtatggaccaacagatctgaaatattcttctaaaaatctttgtgttcagcagaagaaagaaagtcatacacatctgggatggcatgagggtgagtaaattatgagagaattttcattttcgggtgaaataTACCTTTATGTGATAGGGAGCAAGTAGTTAGAAAATGCCTGCAAatctgttttatgattttgaaaaaaaaaaaaaaaaatgtaaaacttagTACACATGccctctctcacacaaacacacccacttAAGGAAAAATGTGTCTAACCTATATTAACTGTGAAATGTTTGATGTGGTTTGTTTTACATTCCACTCTCTTTTCAACTCACAATTGTGTATTGAATGGCAAAAGTAAATTAGATTGTGAATTTTTTATGCTATATTGACACTGTTTTACTGTTATATTTTACATTGTACATTCAAGCACTTTGTTTTTTCTTATCAGTATTTGCAAGCTGTAGATGTGGTATATCACTGTCAGCATCCTGGGATGGTATTGTAGTCAAGGTTTGTTTATTATTGGAGAGGTGAATGGTTATTGAATAGACCTGAATGAGTACAGTCTCCACAGTTTCAAGTGCAAAATAAATTTTGCATAAGCTTACATTGTCGTTCTGAAAAGAGGTACCGTGATATCATATGGATAGTTGTGGACAATCGCCCTTTTTGGCACAAAACCAACAGCATATTGCTCTTTATGCATCCTAATTCTCATGACTGTTTTGAACCAAACTGATACTAACATGCACAACAGAAATACCTTACTATTTCAGATTTCTAATACTGCATAAAACCCTTCACCAGTAAAACAAGGCCATGGACAGCTACTATATCCAAAGTATACACAgacttacattttaataagtcagtaattttattttcctttttttattatctgtGTAAGAGGACCCTCTATTATAGTAAGAGCTTCAAAtactaaaagaaaaaaacaaaacaaataaactagACATTTAGCAATAAGAGTATGAGAAGACATAATGCCAAGCAATTTGATTTTTAAACTATAGAATATTTTTGTTGCAAGACCTAATCTGATTTTCATCATTCTTAGCAGTGTGAAAAGCAAAAAAGGCACATCTTTAGACGTATTTGGAATGCCAAggtgcatttattcattttttactgAAATATTGTGTGGTGATACAGTGAATCCGGAAGTATttgcagcact from Myxocyprinus asiaticus isolate MX2 ecotype Aquarium Trade chromosome 1, UBuf_Myxa_2, whole genome shotgun sequence carries:
- the LOC127442886 gene encoding semaphorin-4B-like; this translates as MATKCKVHWKQEPMETTNPVWLLFLTIWIVLAGVLQATVSNEDDITARISFLYNAEGRSVRVFSVDGVYNYSTVLLSPDEHKLYVGARENIFSLSLDNISAVYLQRTLTWSTPERKRKECSFKGKDPQTDCFNYIKILLPLNNTHLYVCGTYAFSPTCAYINISSFSLERDEHGEHIMEDGRGRCPFNPEYRSAAIIVDGELYTATVSNFQGNEPTIYRSLGSGTPLKTENSLNWLQDPVFAGSAHITGPDSDWGDDQVYFFFSEMGKEFDFFDSTIVSRIARVCKEDQGGERVLQKKWTTFLKAQLLCSLPYDGFPFNIIQDVYVLSAKHKKETLLYAVFTSQWSKGLAGSSAVCVFSMVQVAQAFSGRYKEVSRETQQWYTHTQSVPEPRPGMCITNASRQLGIESSLDMPDKVLNFVKDHFLMDSPIKSQPVLFTHSVQYTQIAVHRVQGLHRAYDVMFIGTDDGRLQKAVNVAGMMYIIEEISVFSEPQPVQNIELASTKGLLFVSSHSGIVQLPVANCSFHNNCGECILAKDPYCAWTGTHCTDITRTPPQNNWQQDIEEADTSSKCNSTKFRADFESTVLLRSFPSSQASDCKHIIVPANTLRLLPCKLRSNHAHRKWSYKPDVGHFLFRSPDGGLVVSGRAGSVEVFSCWSVEQGFWQLLANYCLKAEPLFESTTNTGRIDAPFIFQDISSDVLSSESARSAQQRVKTYGTELAVVCVLLAMCVLSFGLSLVYRHRGRMKEVLRGGGQTGGAQKSTVKPGESLPLNSGVLPTSPSDHKSYQTLEENRGYIIPQSETTSTNTLTQQNSRETQTLTQTPQNGFQESHVEVSDICPRPRVRLGSEIRDSVV